A single region of the Nicotiana sylvestris chromosome 6, ASM39365v2, whole genome shotgun sequence genome encodes:
- the LOC104241442 gene encoding scarecrow-like protein 21, giving the protein MDAHHFYDYGVTGSDLSCSSYPTISSLPNRLSGTSKFDSENSPISPLANYLDSETFTTLSDCQEQHSSTENLSGASSSSNSSLDYNHYFHRPSPSPDCLPEGLLVFSGGNAALQNAVHSQNMQHALLQLESALMGPDEEVTKSSPSYGGNKAAQTSNQRSRAWTNESKVLHQNETQRSQISLFTKSGNGILSQERDKVLYNLPLHGVPSSNLKQLLIACARALAENKLDDFEVLVTKARSTVSITGDPIQRLGAYIVEGLVARKELSGTTIYRSLRCKEPAGNDLLSYMHILYEICPYLKFGYMAANGAIAEACRNENYVHIIDFQIAQGTQWMTLLQALAARPGGAPYVRISGIDDPVSQYARGDGLAAVEKRLSAISEKFNIAVEFNAVPVFAPEVTKAMLDVRPGEAVAVNFPLQLHHTPDESVDVNNPRDELIRMIKSLCPKIVTLVEQESNTNTAPFFPRFLEALDYYHAMFESIDVTLARDRKERINVEQHCLARDIVNVIACEGKERVERHELLGKWKSRFMMAGFRQYPLSSYVNSVIKDLMRRYSEHYTLVEKDGAMLLGWKERNLISASAWY; this is encoded by the coding sequence ATGGATGCGCACCATTTCTATGATTATGGTGTGACTGGAAGCGATTTGTCATGCTCTTCATATCCTACTATTAGTTCTCTACCAAATAGGCTGTCTGGAACCTCGAAATTTGATTCAGAAAATTCGCCAATTTCGCCACTTGCAAACTATTTAGACTCTGAGACCTTTACCACATTAAGTGATTGCCAGGAGCAGCACAGCTCTACAGAAAATCTTTCAGGAGCTAGTTCTTCCAGTAATTCTTCGCTGGATTATAACCATTATTTCCATCGTCCAAGCCCCTCCCCGGATTGTCTTCCGGAAGGTCTGCTGGTTTTCTCTGGTGGAAATGCTGCTCTTCAGAATGCGGTTCACAGTCAGAACATGCAACATGCTCTGCTGCAGTTGGAGTCTGCTTTAATGGGGCCAGACGAAGAAGTCACAAAATCTAGCCCTTCTTATGGTGGCAATAAGGCGGCACAAACATCAAATCAGAGGTCTAGGGCGTGGACCAACGAATCCAAGGTTTTGCATCAAAATGAAACTCAACGATCACAAATTTCCTTGTTCACCAAGTCAGGCAATGGAATTCTAAGTCAGGAACGGGACAAAGTACTATACAACTTGCCCTTGCATGGTGTTCCCTCTAGCAATCTGAAGCAGCTGCTTATAGCATGCGCCAGAGCTCTTGCTGAAAACAAACTAGATGATTTTGAAGTACTGGTTACCAAGGCAAGGAGTACTGTGTCCATTACTGGAGATCCAATCCAGCGTCTTGGTGCTTACATTGTAGAAGGGCTAGTAGCAAGAAAGGAGTTATCTGGAACCACCATATATAGGAGTTTGAGGTGCAAGGAGCCGGCTGGAAATGATTTACTCTCCTACATGCATATCCTCTATGAAATATGTCCTTACCTAAAGTTTGGCTACATGGCTGCAAATGGTGCCATAGCAGAAGCATGCAGAAACGAAAATTACGTCCACATTATTGACTTCCAAATTGCGCAGGGGACCCAGTGGATGACTCTCTTACAAGCTCTTGCTGCAAGACCTGGCGGTGCCCCCTATGTACGCATTTCAGGAATTGATGATCCAGTTTCACAATATGCTCGGGGAGACGGATTGGCAGCAGTGGAGAAACGACTATCAGCAATTTCTGAGAAATTCAACATTGCAGTAGAGTTTAATGCAGTGCCAGTTTTTGCTCCAGAAGTCACTAAGGCTATGCTTGATGTAAGGCCTGGTGAGGCTGTGGCAGTAAACTTCCCTTTGCAACTTCATCACACCCCTGATGAGAGTGTTGACGTGAATAACCCGAGGGATGAGCTTATTAGGATGATAAAGTCGCTTTGCCCCAAGATAGTCACTTTGGTGGAGCAAGAATCAAATACAAACACGGCCCCATTTTTCCCTAGGTTTTTAGAAGCTCTGGACTACTACCATGCAATGTTCGAGTCAATAGACGTGACCCTAGCGAGGGACAGGAAGGAGCGGATCAATGTGGAGCAGCATTGTTTGGCTAGGGATATAGTGAATGTCATAGCATGCGAGGGCAAGGAAAGGGTGGAACGTCACGAGCTACTGGGGAAGTGGAAATCCAGGTTCATGATGGCAGGTTTTCGGCAATATCCTCTGAGCTCTTATGTGAATTCAGTGATAAAGGACCTCATGAGGCGTTACTCGGAGCATTATACACTAGTGGAGAAAGATGGGGCTATGCTGTTGGGATGGAAGGAGAGGAACCTAATCTCTGCATCTGCTTGGTACTAG
- the LOC104241443 gene encoding proteasome subunit beta type-6-like, which produces MEMDRLLPHSTEATILGATYEGGVVLGANSPTSTGMHVTSRLFNKITELADNVYVCADDAQIVSDYVRHLRIQLGQPTTVRSAANFVSSLSYNNKVTHQTGRIVGGWDKYDGGNIYGIPVGGTVLEPQRFAIEGRESSYLHAFLDRAWREGMNQEEAEKLVVNAVSLAIARHGGASSDGAVLVVTISKDGATSGWYSSIQRRIQDLNSMIKLLKLLTLNSLYF; this is translated from the coding sequence ATGGAGATGGACAGATTGTTGCCACATTCTACGGAAGCCACCATCCTTGGGGCGACTTACGAGGGTGGCGTTGTTCTTGGCGCTAACTCCCCCACAAGTACTGGAATGCATGTGACGAGTAGGCTTTTTAATAAGATAACTGAGCTAGCTGATAATGTCTATGTTTGCGCTGACGATGCACAAATAGTTTCAGATTACGTTCGCCACCTTCGAATTCAACTTGGCCAGCCAACGACTGTCAGGTCAGCTGCAAACTTTGTTAGTTCATTATCCTATAACAATAAGGTTACGCATCAAACAGGAAGGATTGTTGGTGGATGGGACAAATATGATGGGGGTAACATATATGGGATTCCTGTTGGGGGCACAGTATTAGAGCCGCAACGTTTTGCTATTGAAGGACGTGAATCTAGTTATTTGCATGCTTTCTTGGACCGAGCATGGAGGGAAGGCATGAATCAAGAAGAAGCAGAGAAACTGGTTGTGAATGCGGTGTCTCTTGCCATTGCACGACATGGTGGTGCGAGCAGCGATGGCGCAGTTCTCGTTGTGACTATTAGTAAAGATGGAGCTACTTCAGGCTGGTACTCTTCCATTCAGAgacggatccaggatttaaactcTATGATTAAACTTTTAAAACTTTTAACATTGAACTCATTGTATTTTTAA